tcaggATTTAATTGACTTCTGCAAGGACATTGGATTGCAATCTAGTGCAGCTGCAACTAGAAATGCTACAGTTAAACTAATCGGGGTCCTTCATAAGTTTGTTGGTCCAGGTGATACATTTTTTCAATTCATATTTCGTATCTAGGGATGTTGTGGTGTGGGTTTAGAGGGGTTTCATTGAACCATAATAGTCAGATGTTAAGAGAGATTAACTGTTTTTACTCTCCTTGAAGATATAAAGGGGTTTCTCTCTGATGTTAAACCTGCTCTACTAAGTACCCTTGATGCTGAGTATGAAAAAAATCCACACGAGGTAATTCTTTTTTGGTGTTTAACTATCATTTTTTCCCATGAAAGTTTGTTGTTCAGCTCAAATACTACTCTTTGCAGGCATCCGCAGTTCCAAAGAAGGCTGTTAAAGTAACTGATGCCACATCATCTGCGGTGACTGGCGGCATGGATGGTCTTCCACGTGAAGATATCAGTGAAAAGATCACCCCCACTTTGTTAAAAGGCTTAGAGAGTTCTGATTGGAAGGTTTTGTTAGACATCAAATATGTGAATAATTTAAGAGGGCATCTCGTCAATGTGACTTTATTTTCTGTCTTAGGTCCGCTTGGAATCTATTGAAAGTGTAAACAAAATTCTGGAAGAGGCGAACAAACGTATTCTGCCTGCTGGAACTGGTATATTCAGTGGCTAATTTGAAATAACTTTTTGTCTTCTGTATACATATCTATATGAAATGCCCGCTTATCTTTCTTGCTTTAGGAGATTTATTTGGAGCTTTAAAGGGGCGTTTACACGACAGTAACAAAAATTTGATTATCGCCACCTTGTCCACAATTGGTGCTCTTGCGTCTGCAATGGGACAGCCAGTTGAGAAGTCAAGCAAGGTACCCGCTTGCATTACTAGTTCTAGGTTTATTAAGATTCTCCTGCTTTAATCAAATGTCCTTTACAATCGCATCTAAGGTATGAGCGAGTCTTCCCAATTTAATAAATACTTGGGATCAGTCAGCAAATCTCGAATCCCAAAGAACCATATACTTGTACCTTTAATTATTGAAACTCTTCTGTCATACACATAGCTCCTGTGAAGGCTTGATCGTTTACATGAATGTGGCTCATGCAGGGCATTCTTTCGGATGTCTTGAAATGTCTTGGCGACAATAAAAAGCATATGCGTGAGTGTACATTGAGTACCTTAGATGCTTGGCTTGGTGCTGCTCATCTCGATAAGATGGTTTGTAGTCAAGTTTGGAAAATAGtgtttttcctttttcgtcATCCTGTTTTGAGTATCGTTGACCTCATTGTTCGTTATTGTCTTcagcttccatatattacagcTGTTCTCACAGATGCTAAGGTAGGTGCAGAAGGGCGCAAAGATCTTTTCGATTGGCTGTCAAGACAACTTGCTGGATTGGCTGAGTTCCCTGATGCTATACAGCTGCTCAAACCGACTGCATCTGCTATGACGGTATTTCTATCTGCAAAATGGTTATTTCATATGTAACTGTTTGTGTCTACTTCACGTCTCTTGATATTTCTTGGTTACCTTTCCAGGATAAATCAGCAGATGTTCGTAAAGCTGCTGAAGCATGCTTTAATGAAATATTGAGGGTTTGTGGACAAGAAATGGTACGAACATCCATAATTTCTATTTCTTGATTAAGGTTTACCAACTCCGTTAGCCGCTAGGTGTTGCTAGATCCATCTTATCTCTCTCCTCTTATAGGTTTCCAAAAACTTGAGAGATATACAAGGTTCTGCTTTAGCTATTATTGGCGAACGACTGAAGCCGTATGGATCTTTTCAAGGTATTATGTTATTTTCTATCAACTCATCCATCTCCTACTAAAATGTATGATGATTTTTCCACTTTCCATCCCTAATATTGAATTTCTTTGTGCTGCATATCCATTGCAGATAATTATGAATCTGGTAGATCAGTTTCGTCAAGCATGACTTCCAAAAGCAGCATAAAGGCAGCAAAACCCAATGGTCATGGTGACCGCACATCTCGACATGGAAACAGAAATGCACCTTCAGTATGTTTTCTATGGTTGATTTCTTTCTTTTGAAACATAATGTATTTGTTAATTGATATCCTGTTTATATAGAGAGCTGTACCTACCAAGGGATCCAGGCAAGAATCTATACTGTCTGTTCAAGACATCAACATTCAGTCGCAAGCTCTGATCAGTCTGAAGGATTCAAACAAGGTACACATTTGTTTTTTGGAAGCAACAAGGTACAATTATTTTGGTAGGAAGCCACAGTGTAATAGTTGCTGTATTTTTTCTGCAAACACAGTGGCTTATAAACTTAATGATACCCCTGCAGGATGACAGGGAAAGAATTATTGTTCGCAGATTCAAATTCGAAGAATTGCGTATAGAGCAAATTCAAGATCTTGAGGTTTCTGTTCGTTTTAAgatttctttattaattttgtgCTCTTTGGACTTTTCTTTTAATCCCTTTTTAGTGTACTGTAAAGTGTCTGCTGTATCTTGGTTCTTTTAATTTATGGGATTAGCGTGTCATATCATAACAGAAGGGCATTATACAACTATTTAGAACTTTTGGGTTTGGGTAAATAGTAATTGATCATTAGTCTGTTGATTTGCTTTGGCATCTAGTTGAAATAGAGGTGAGCCTTATGTAAAATTTTGCATGTGATGACATGTTACATTCTTTTTAGATTTTAGTTATTGATTTTGCTTACATTTCAACAGAATGATGTCATGAAATACTTCCGCGAGGATCTGCATCGGAGGCTTTTAAGTGCTGACTTCAAAAAGCAAGTTGATGGCATTGAGATATTGCAGAAggttcttttaaaataaattctagtttttattttgaaacttgaattttctctttttaacctTTTGTTTATTTACGGTATACAGGCTCTTCCATCCATGAGAAGGGAGGTGATTGAAGTCTTAGATATACTCTTGAAGTGGTTTGTGTTGAGATTCTGTGAATCCAACACATCATGCTTATTAAAGGTATTTAAACTTTTATTAATTTGTCAGTTTATGTTTGTCAGTGTGCTTGACTGCTTGACTGtctgagtttatcaaatgatatttttgaaaaaaataaatgagtGGTAGCAATATTTGATGATTGTTTACAGGATACTTGTTATCAGAACATTTGTTTATTTGGACTAGTTTGTGGAAATTCTAAAATTACAATCTGATATTTGTTCTCCAGAATCTAGCTCTCTAATGATGCTACATTGAATATTTAGCTCTTGATATTATATGTAGTATTTCTTATCTATCAGACTGAAACTAACTCAGATCCTTTCTTGTTCTTTTCTAACTTTCATAAGGTACTGGAGTTTCTTCCTGAGCTTCTGGATATGTTGAGAAATGAGGGCTACACAATGACCGAAGCAGAGGCAACCATCTTTCTCCCttgcttggttgagaaggtaacTGTGTTAACTCTCTTTGTGATCTGCTTTTCTTTGTTGTGAGAGTTATCTGTCTTGAAGTCTATGGCAAATGATTCTGGTTGCTTTGAAttggattgtttttttttttttttgaaattgtaaTTTCTCAACCAGTATCCAATGTCTTATCTTCTTGTACTGCAGTCTGGACATAATATTGAAAAAGTTCGAGAAAAAATGCGGGAACTGATGAAGCAAGTCATCCAAACATATTCTGCTGCAAAAACTTTTCCTTATATTTTGGAGGGTTTGCGTTCCAGGAACAACAGAACAAGGATCGAGTGTGCTGACCATGTTGGATTCTTATTAGATAACTATGGAGCTGAGGTAATCAGTTAGGCAGCCACCTTGTTAATCCTTCATTGTATTAACTCTAGTGTTTTGTGGTTTTTGTGCTATATCTTTCCTTGTATTCCTCTTGGCAGATAAGTGGGCAGTTAAAATCCTTGCAAATTGTCGCAAGTTTAACTGCTGAACGAGATGGTGACACCCGCAAAGCTGCATTAAATACTTTGGCTATAGGATATAAGATTCTTGGTGAGTTTACAACTTACTACTGCATGTATTGGTGGAttgttcatttaaattttttataggaaattgtTGTGGTTATTGTAGTCATTTCAGTTGTATATCATATTGATAAGGAATGACTTCTATTTGTACTGTAAAAAATAAGTGAAACTATATTTAcgactccatccgtcccacttatTACGTCCCAAAAAAAATGGGACACTCAAATTGAGGAAAtgtagataaagtaaatgaagATAAAGTACATGCGGAGAGAGTAGTGgaaaagtaagagagagataatgtaaatgaggagagagatagaAAGAGTGGATAAAGtaatttatttccttttttagattgagacattataaatgagacatcccaaaaaggaaattgggACGTCATAAgcgggacggaaggagtacttTTATTTAAACATCGTCCTGATAATTCTTCAAAtgctataggtgatgatatttGGAGATATGTTGGGAAGCTTACTGAGGCACAAAGAAGTATGTTAGATGATAGATTCAAATGGAAGGTTAGTAAGTCGTGGTTCGCGTCTATTTTTCATTCGGTTCTTACACTAAAACAGTTCTTATACTTTTTTGAATTGTTAGGCACGAGAGATGGAGAAGAGGAAGGAAGGCAGGCCCGGGGAAGCTAGAGCTGCCCTAAGGCGCTCAGTGCGAGACAATGCGTATGATTTTTCTTGCACAGTTGCATTTTGTTTTTTAGCCAAACATTGATTATTTCAAGGACATgccttttttttatcaagagCTTACTAGGTCCAACTAAGCTTTCATGAAAAGAAGCATGTGCCATGAACATCTTTCAACCAGTATCCTGGCTCAACCTACCTGGAAGTCCATATTGTGCACAATTGATAGTTATgcatttattttagtttatgaaTACCATTAAGTGGGAATATCAATATCTTTGGATATAACTTTTGTTACTAACTAGAGTCCTATTTTAATCCATCCATCATGATTTTGTTCACTCTAGGGCTAGAACGGCACAATTTTCTACAATTTTGTTACTAAATAATATTTGTGTTAGCAGTTAGAACTTTGAGCCTAGTAATCTAGTGACATAAAATTGAATGAACAGCTTATACAAGTTGAAATTGCTATTATATGTGCATACTCTAGGATGTACCTGGAAATATGATGAAAAGGAATGTCTTTGGACAATGAATCTGTTCCGAGTTTTTTTCTGTTAAGGCAGGACATTCATTGTAATTACTAAAGTGCCCATATATCTTATATGACCTCATcgttctttctctttttaatgCCCACAGGTCTGATCCAGCTGAGCAAAGTGGGGAAGTTTCAAGATCTATGAGCATCCCAACTTTTAATCGGTACTCAAATTTTTATGTACTAACTGTCTATAATCAACATTATCCGGACAGTGTTTTGCTATTTCTCCTTGAACCCACTATCTCATGATAATTTATAGATGAGTTTGCTTACTACTAATTTCTGTTGTTATTTCTCTCTTAGGGAGAACTATGGTCTTCCTGAAATCCACACGGATAGACTACCGATGCCACGTGCTTATTCTGGTGTTGGCCTTACCGACTGGAATGAAGCTTTGGAAATCATAGAATATGGTTCTCCTGAACAGGTATAATTAAATACCTATACAAAGAGTGTTCGGATTATGGGTCTAACTGGAATTATGACAGGTTGGGGATGGGTAAAGATGAGGACTACCTGTTTGCAATCTTTGTTGAATTTTAAAGCTTATACTTCACTTATACGTCACTTGATGTTGGTTTTTCATATTTAACTAGGAGCAGCTGATTGGGGATCTATAGGTCTATTGGGATTTATGACAGTCTTTAGAATATAGATCCCCTGAACAGGTTTTCATTAACATTTGAACTTCTTAGGATTATGTGTCAAAAATGGATTTATTTGACTGATTAGGGATGAGTAAAGATTAGGATATTTCTCAATGGAATACTTTTTTGAAAGATTagattataaaaagaaaaatcaaagcTCTATATTTTCTGTTAATTTGGTGTATCCTTAAAATATCTGTTCAAATATGTTTACTAATGCATTCTAAAGAGTTGTCCAAAGAACCaatagtattattatttttgaatatCTATCTGGGAAAaacaaaatactccctccgtcccacttatcttggcacactttcctttttagtttgtcccatttATAATGGTACTTCCCAataatagtatgtggtccctaccatctctacacacataaaataagtggtcctacccactttacactcttaaccctttattcttaatctctgtgcccaaagcaaatgtgccaagataagtgggatggagggagtacattcTACTGGAGGGTCTTTGAAtcacatttaatttatttgagacaTCCTAACTGCATAcataagttttgatttttagttTGAAAAGTGCGTACATTACTGAGGAGGCAAACAGACTGCCCCCCCTTTTTTAAGTCTCATTACTAGAGTGCAAGATGTTGTATATCATCTTTGGTGATAGTGAGATGAGTGGCTCATGGTGTCTAGTCTGTCTAAATTATCTTAAAAGAAATGCTTACCTGTTACTTAAGACATAAGCATAACCTTCTGATCTTGTATGTTCACATGATCTCGTATTACAATTTGATTTTCAAAATTGTATTAGCTCTTTCACCGATTGGTTGAATGAACTCTGTTCatttaatctctctctctctctttctctctgttTTTGCAAAATCTTGCCAGCTGACAATGAATCTATTACTGATTTGTTTGTCTGATGTCATTCATGCATTTGGTTAAGCAATGGGAGCTTTCTTTTAcgaaacttatatttgttttttGCCTGCAGGCTGTTGAAGGGATGAAAGTTGTGTGCCATGAATTGGCTCAAGCAACCGCTGACCCTGAAGGCAGCACAATGGATGATATAGTGAAAGATGCTGATAGACTTGTTTCATGCTTGGCTAATAAGGCAATTATTCTGTTATTTCCTTGACATACCTCTTAGGTATAGTTTTCTGGAAATCCTCACAATTGTTATCTGTTTTAGCAGGTTGCAAAGACTTTTGACTTTAGTCTCACTGGTGCCTCTTCAAGGTCTTGTAAATATGTCCTGAACACTCTGATGCAGGTAGGAGCTGTTTACTCTTGTTGACCAAGCATAGTAGACCTcccatttaattaattaagcctAAATTGAAGAGTCATATCATGATCTTGATTATTTCGGTGTCAATTGAGATCCAAAATTATCACTGCTTTTGTTGCAGACTTTTCAGAACAAGAGGCTTGCTTATGCAGTCAAGGAGAGTACTCTTGATAGTCTCATCACGGAACTATTGCTATGGCTTTTGGATGAAAGGGTTCCACAGATGGATGATGGAAGTCAACTTTTGAGAGCTTTAAATGTTCTGATGTTAAAGATTCTGGTAACTTTTGTTATGTAAATCTATGAGGAAAACATGACTAGTTGTGTTTTTCTCTTCTTGAGATTGTTTATGGTTGCATCTTTGTGTGACTGGATTGCATGTTCAGGATAATGCGGACCGTACTTCATCATTCTCTGTGCTTATAAATCTATTACGGCCTCTGGATCCATCAAGATGGCCATCTCCAGCAACAAATGAGTCTCTTGCAATTAGAAACCAGAAGTTCTCTGATTTGGTTGTTAAATGTTTGATCAAGCTCACAAAGGTAGTATATCTTGATTTGTTTTACTGATGTTTGGTATTTCATCTGTAAACCTTTTAATCTCTGTTCTTAAAACTCTTCCTTTTCCTTTAATGTGTGTAGTTCAATTGACTTCTCCTGTGTAATGCCTAACTACTTGACCTCTCCAATATTAATGTGAAACAGGTTTTGCAAAATACCATATACGATGTAGATCTTGATCGTATCCTTCAGAGTATCCATATATATTTGCAAGAACTAGGAATGGATGAAATACGTAAGAGGTACAGAAAATCTAACGGTTTCAATTAACATTTTAAATCCTGTTAGATGTGGCTGGGTTTGAAACAAGAATGTATGcaaactaattttatttatggaatTATTGAAGAGCGGGAGCTGATGACAAGCCACTTCGAATGGTTAAAACTGTTCTCCATGAGCTCGTTAAGCTACGTGGAACAGCCATAAAAGGTCATCTTTCCATGGTGCCAATAGACATGCAACCACAACCTATCATTCTTGCCTACATTGATCTAAATCTACAGGTATTTATGGTGTATGCTTTATGACATGGTTGTTTACATTAGTTATTTGCCATTTATTCACTATCATGCCCCCAACAAAATTGTGCAGACACTGGCAGCTGCAAGAATGCTGACACCATCTGGACCTGTTGGGCAAACTCACTGGAGTGACTCGACTGCCAACAATGCTGCACCAGCTGCACACTCTGCAGATGCTCAGTTGAAGGTACAGCTGTATCTTTTGTTGGTCATCATATTTTCTCAGTAACCTTTGGCTTTCGCCCCATGCTGCCCTCCACTTTCTAAATTTTAAACTTGATGTTTGTCTATGACAGCAAGAATTGGCTGCAATATTTAAGAAAATTGGTGACAAGCAGACTTGCTCAATTGGTCTGTATGAACTTTATCGCATTACACAATTGTATCCTCAGGTAATCAGTGTTACAGTGTATGTAGCATGAGTAAATGACTTGATATTTACTAGTATATTTCTATTTGTCATATTGTGATCGTTCATATTATTTTTGACTAATTTTTGTTTTCCTCGATTTTTTCCCAGGTTGATATATTTGCTCAGTTGCAAAATGCCAGTGAGGCATTTCGAACATACATTAGAGATGGTTTGGCCCAGGTTTGCCACTAATTTACTTGCTATAATTTGTGGTGCCTTTTATGTGTGCTTAATTTCATTCTTTTGGCAGATGGAGAAGAATGCAGCCGCAGGAAGGACTCCTTCAAGTGTACCTCTGTCCACTCCTCCACCAGCAGCGCTCAACCTTTCTCCAAGATATGGCTCTCTGTCTCCTGTAAATGCAGACCCATTAAATGACTCGAGAAACTTGAATCCAGGCGGTGAACCAACAAATTTTTCATTACCGCCATCTTTTGCTGAAGATGATCGGCTTGTTAATGCTGTCTCCCAGAAAATGTCTTATGATCCATCCGGGTTACAGCAGAACTTCGAGGAGTCAAGAAATGACAGATTACCATCTGGTGGTTAGTTAAATGCATCAATGTTAAACCAGTGTATCTGCTGCTATTTTTGTGAGGCTCTCTTATTCTTACCTTGTTATTTACTTGAAACTGCAGTGTCAAATGGAACACTTGATGCGATTAGGGAAAGGATGAAGAGCATCCAGTTAGCAGCTGGTGGAGTGAATCCTGATTCGAGAAGCCGGCCATTGATACAAGTAAACGGGGATGTTGGTGAAGGGCACGGCGGTATGCAGGGTGGGATACTTCCTATGGATGAAAAAGCACTATCAGGGCTTCAGGCACGGATGGAAAGGTTAAAGAGTGGCTCATTTGATTCGATGTAGGTAGACTCCATTCTTTTGTTATTGCGGTCAGGCTTCCCGTGGGATGGGATGCTCATTTTGTAAATGCAGAGTGTGTAAGTAACTACTACATGACACTTTCGctagtttattattattatgcacaTTTGAGGTTGCATGAGCTCAGAGCAACGTCATGTAATTTTTGTTTCTAATTCAAGATCATTG
The genomic region above belongs to Salvia miltiorrhiza cultivar Shanhuang (shh) chromosome 5, IMPLAD_Smil_shh, whole genome shotgun sequence and contains:
- the LOC130985549 gene encoding protein MOR1 isoform X2, which produces MSEDEKLLKEAKKLPWEDRLAHKNWKVRNDANIDLAAVCDGITDPKDPRLREFGPFFRKAVADSNAPVQEKALDALIAFLRAADADAGRYAKEVCDAIVAKCLTGRPKTVEKAQMSFMLWVELEAVEAFLDAMEKAIKNKVAKAVVPAIDVMFQALSEFGSKIIPPKRILKMLPELFDHQDQNVRASSKGLTLELCRWIGKDPVKSILFEKMRDTMKKELEAELGNVAGTAKPTRKIRSEQDKEPEPEAVSEAVGSVPTEESVADVPQEIDEYELVDPVDILTPLEKSGFWEGVKAAKWSERKEAVAELTKLASTKKIAPGDFSEVCRTLKKLITDVNIAVAVEAIQALGNLARGLRTHFSASCRFLLPVLLEKLKEKKPTSTEALTQTLQAMHKSGCLSLTDTVEDVKVAVKNKVPLVRSLTLSWVTFCIETSNKAAILKVHKEYVPICMESLNDGTPEVRDAAFSALAAIAKMVGMRPLEKSLEKLDDVRQKKLSEMIGGSTGDQSTLPNSGVVQSSAGAMTTGASDSSFVRRSAASMLSGKKPIATAPAATKKATSGKSGTNKKVDAGGQTKVSKPVEHEDVEPTEMSLEEIESRLGSLIQAETITQLKSAVWKERLEAIVSFKEQVESLTEIDPSVEVLIRLLCVIPGWNEKNVQVQQQVIDIVTHIAATASKFPKKCVVLCLSGITERVADIKTRAQAMKCLSTFCEAVGPGFIFERMYKIMKEHKNPKVLSEGLSWMVCAVDDFGTSHIKLKDLIDFCKDIGLQSSAAATRNATVKLIGVLHKFVGPDIKGFLSDVKPALLSTLDAEYEKNPHEASAVPKKAVKVTDATSSAVTGGMDGLPREDISEKITPTLLKGLESSDWKVRLESIESVNKILEEANKRILPAGTGDLFGALKGRLHDSNKNLIIATLSTIGALASAMGQPVEKSSKGILSDVLKCLGDNKKHMRECTLSTLDAWLGAAHLDKMLPYITAVLTDAKVGAEGRKDLFDWLSRQLAGLAEFPDAIQLLKPTASAMTDKSADVRKAAEACFNEILRVCGQEMVSKNLRDIQGSALAIIGERLKPYGSFQDNYESGRSVSSSMTSKSSIKAAKPNGHGDRTSRHGNRNAPSRAVPTKGSRQESILSVQDINIQSQALISLKDSNKDDRERIIVRRFKFEELRIEQIQDLENDVMKYFREDLHRRLLSADFKKQVDGIEILQKALPSMRREVIEVLDILLKWFVLRFCESNTSCLLKVLEFLPELLDMLRNEGYTMTEAEATIFLPCLVEKSGHNIEKVREKMRELMKQVIQTYSAAKTFPYILEGLRSRNNRTRIECADHVGFLLDNYGAEISGQLKSLQIVASLTAERDGDTRKAALNTLAIGYKILGDDIWRYVGKLTEAQRSMLDDRFKWKAREMEKRKEGRPGEARAALRRSVRDNASDPAEQSGEVSRSMSIPTFNRENYGLPEIHTDRLPMPRAYSGVGLTDWNEALEIIEYGSPEQAVEGMKVVCHELAQATADPEGSTMDDIVKDADRLVSCLANKVAKTFDFSLTGASSRSCKYVLNTLMQTFQNKRLAYAVKESTLDSLITELLLWLLDERVPQMDDGSQLLRALNVLMLKILDNADRTSSFSVLINLLRPLDPSRWPSPATNESLAIRNQKFSDLVVKCLIKLTKVLQNTIYDVDLDRILQSIHIYLQELGMDEIRKRAGADDKPLRMVKTVLHELVKLRGTAIKGHLSMVPIDMQPQPIILAYIDLNLQTLAAARMLTPSGPVGQTHWSDSTANNAAPAAHSADAQLKQELAAIFKKIGDKQTCSIGLYELYRITQLYPQVDIFAQLQNASEAFRTYIRDGLAQMEKNAAAGRTPSSVPLSTPPPAALNLSPRYGSLSPVNADPLNDSRNLNPGGEPTNFSLPPSFAEDDRLVNAVSQKMSYDPSGLQQNFEESRNDRLPSVSNGTLDAIRERMKSIQLAAGGVNPDSRSRPLIQVNGDVGEGHGGMQGGILPMDEKALSGLQARMERLKSGSFDSM
- the LOC130985549 gene encoding protein MOR1 isoform X1 → MSEDEKLLKEAKKLPWEDRLAHKNWKVRNDANIDLAAVCDGITDPKDPRLREFGPFFRKAVADSNAPVQEKALDALIAFLRAADADAGRYAKEVCDAIVAKCLTGRPKTVEKAQMSFMLWVELEAVEAFLDAMEKAIKNKVAKAVVPAIDVMFQALSEFGSKIIPPKRILKMLPELFDHQDQNVRASSKGLTLELCRWIGKDPVKSILFEKMRDTMKKELEAELGNVAGTAKPTRKIRSEQDKEPEPEAVSEAVGSVPTEESVADVPQEIDEYELVDPVDILTPLEKSGFWEGVKAAKWSERKEAVAELTKLASTKKIAPGDFSEVCRTLKKLITDVNIAVAVEAIQALGNLARGLRTHFSASCRFLLPVLLEKLKEKKPTSTEALTQTLQAMHKSGCLSLTDTVEDVKVAVKNKVPLVRSLTLSWVTFCIETSNKAAILKVHKEYVPICMESLNDGTPEVRDAAFSALAAIAKMVGMRPLEKSLEKLDDVRQKKLSEMIGGSTGDQSTLPNSGVVQSSAGAMTTGASDSSFVRRSAASMLSGKKPIATAPAATKKATSGKSGTNKKVDAGGQTKVSKPVEHEDVEPTEMSLEEIESRLGSLIQAETITQLKSAVWKERLEAIVSFKEQVESLTEIDPSVEVLIRLLCVIPGWNEKNVQVQQQVIDIVTHIAATASKFPKKCVVLCLSGITERVADIKTRAQAMKCLSTFCEAVGPGFIFERMYKIMKEHKNPKVLSEGLSWMVCAVDDFGTSHIKLKDLIDFCKDIGLQSSAAATRNATVKLIGVLHKFVGPDIKGFLSDVKPALLSTLDAEYEKNPHEASAVPKKAVKVTDATSSAVTGGMDGLPREDISEKITPTLLKGLESSDWKVRLESIESVNKILEEANKRILPAGTGDLFGALKGRLHDSNKNLIIATLSTIGALASAMGQPVEKSSKGILSDVLKCLGDNKKHMRECTLSTLDAWLGAAHLDKMLPYITAVLTDAKVGAEGRKDLFDWLSRQLAGLAEFPDAIQLLKPTASAMTDKSADVRKAAEACFNEILRVCGQEMVSKNLRDIQGSALAIIGERLKPYGSFQDNYESGRSVSSSMTSKSSIKAAKPNGHGDRTSRHGNRNAPSRAVPTKGSRQESILSVQDINIQSQALISLKDSNKDDRERIIVRRFKFEELRIEQIQDLENDVMKYFREDLHRRLLSADFKKQVDGIEILQKALPSMRREVIEVLDILLKWFVLRFCESNTSCLLKVLEFLPELLDMLRNEGYTMTEAEATIFLPCLVEKSGHNIEKVREKMRELMKQVIQTYSAAKTFPYILEGLRSRNNRTRIECADHVGFLLDNYGAEISGQLKSLQIVASLTAERDGDTRKAALNTLAIGYKILGDDIWRYVGKLTEAQRSMLDDRFKWKAREMEKRKEGRPGEARAALRRSVRDNASDPAEQSGEVSRSMSIPTFNRENYGLPEIHTDRLPMPRAYSGVGLTDWNEALEIIEYGSPEQAVEGMKVVCHELAQATADPEGSTMDDIVKDADRLVSCLANKVAKTFDFSLTGASSRSCKYVLNTLMQTFQNKRLAYAVKESTLDSLITELLLWLLDERVPQMDDGSQLLRALNVLMLKILDNADRTSSFSVLINLLRPLDPSRWPSPATNESLAIRNQKFSDLVVKCLIKLTKVLQNTIYDVDLDRILQSIHIYLQELGMDEIRKRAGADDKPLRMVKTVLHELVKLRGTAIKGHLSMVPIDMQPQPIILAYIDLNLQTLAAARMLTPSGPVGQTHWSDSTANNAAPAAHSADAQLKQELAAIFKKIGDKQTCSIGLYELYRITQLYPQVDIFAQLQNASEAFRTYIRDGLAQMEKNAAAGRTPSSVPLSTPPPAALNLSPRYGSLSPVNADPLNDSRNLNPGGEPTNFSLPPSFAEDDRLVNAVSQKMSYDPSGLQQNFEESRNDRLPSGVSNGTLDAIRERMKSIQLAAGGVNPDSRSRPLIQVNGDVGEGHGGMQGGILPMDEKALSGLQARMERLKSGSFDSM